A section of the Spirosoma pollinicola genome encodes:
- a CDS encoding sialidase family protein has protein sequence MKKIALCLLVVSLVSIPRLFAQQSNPAILKREFIYEQAPFPECHASTIAQTPQGLVAAWFGGTHERNPDVGIWVSSRSETSWTAPVEVATGVQPDGKRLPCWNPVLFQVPKGELILFYKVGPSPSTWWGLLKRSKDNGKTWSEAERLPEGIAGPIKNKPVLLPSGVLLCPTSSEDHNWRVHFEQTSDWGKTWQKTAAINDGVEDGAIQPSVLFHPNGQLQALCRSQKSGFIAETWSKDGGKTWSPLQKTSLPNPNSGTDAVTLKDGRQVLVYNPVAPTPGKSGGPRTPLDVAISDDGKTWKTLAVLENEPGEYSYPAVIQTADGLVHVTYTWKRQRIRHVVIDPKKGA, from the coding sequence ATGAAAAAAATCGCCCTTTGCCTACTGGTTGTAAGTCTAGTATCTATCCCGCGCCTTTTCGCGCAACAAAGCAACCCCGCTATTCTCAAACGTGAGTTCATTTATGAACAGGCTCCTTTCCCGGAATGCCATGCCTCTACAATTGCTCAAACGCCACAGGGACTGGTGGCTGCCTGGTTTGGTGGCACACACGAGCGGAATCCTGATGTAGGCATTTGGGTCAGTAGTCGGTCTGAAACAAGTTGGACAGCACCTGTAGAGGTGGCAACGGGTGTGCAACCTGATGGAAAGCGGTTGCCCTGCTGGAATCCGGTGTTATTTCAAGTTCCCAAAGGTGAGTTAATTCTGTTTTATAAAGTAGGGCCAAGTCCGTCGACCTGGTGGGGTTTATTGAAACGCTCGAAAGACAATGGTAAAACATGGTCGGAGGCCGAGCGACTGCCGGAGGGGATTGCAGGCCCCATTAAGAACAAACCGGTTTTGTTGCCTTCGGGTGTTTTATTGTGCCCTACCAGCTCAGAGGATCACAACTGGCGCGTGCATTTTGAGCAGACCAGCGATTGGGGTAAAACATGGCAGAAAACGGCAGCTATCAATGACGGTGTCGAAGATGGCGCCATCCAGCCGAGCGTTTTGTTCCACCCCAACGGGCAATTACAGGCATTATGCCGGAGTCAGAAAAGTGGTTTTATTGCCGAGACATGGTCAAAGGACGGGGGTAAAACTTGGTCACCTTTACAAAAAACGTCGCTGCCAAACCCGAACTCCGGAACGGATGCCGTTACCCTGAAAGACGGTCGGCAGGTGCTCGTCTATAATCCGGTAGCGCCCACGCCTGGTAAATCCGGTGGGCCGCGCACCCCCCTCGATGTGGCTATTTCCGACGATGGTAAAACCTGGAAAACATTGGCCGTTCTCGAAAACGAACCGGGAGAATATTCTTATCCGGCCGTTATTCAAACCGCCGATGGACTGGTGCATGTCACCTACACATGGAAGCGTCAGCGCATCAGGCACGTTGTCATTGACCCTAAAAAGGGAGCGTAA
- the rhaM gene encoding L-rhamnose mutarotase, which produces MEEIAFTMKLKPGVEVEYQRRHDEIWPELTATLIDAGIRDYSIYLDRSTGTLFAVQKRMPGHTIDALPSLPIMKKWWAYMADLMETNPDNSPVTNTLERVFHQD; this is translated from the coding sequence ATGGAAGAAATAGCCTTTACCATGAAGTTGAAACCGGGCGTTGAGGTTGAGTACCAACGTCGGCATGATGAAATTTGGCCGGAGTTAACGGCAACCCTCATAGACGCGGGCATTCGTGACTATTCGATCTACCTTGACCGTTCGACGGGCACGCTTTTCGCTGTTCAGAAACGTATGCCCGGCCATACTATAGATGCCTTGCCAAGCTTGCCAATTATGAAAAAATGGTGGGCATACATGGCTGATCTGATGGAGACGAATCCCGACAACTCGCCGGTAACCAACACGTTGGAGCGTGTATTTCATCAGGATTGA
- a CDS encoding glycoside hydrolase family 88/105 protein → MIIKSLTGSLGLLLVVFSLSTQAQKLPQKKDILAKMTLANAYFMASWPDPGKEIVTNKTRPSNIWTRAVYYEGLMALYGIDKQKPYYDYAVDWGNKHHWGLRSGIKTRNADDQCCGQTYIDLYQIDRKPERLNDIKASVDAMVNSDKVDDWNWVDALQMAMPVFAQLSVLEKDSKYLEKMYQIYMYSKTKHGGNGLYNPKDGLWWRDKDFVPPYKEPNGKDCYWSRGNGWVVAALVRVLDIIPKDAPHRDEYKKTYLEMMKALPPLQRPDGYWNVSLHDPANFGGKELTGTALFAYGMAWGVNHGLLDGKTYTPIITKAWNAMATESVHPNGFLGYVQGTGKEPKEGQPVTYDSKPDFDDYGLGCFLLAGTELYKMKR, encoded by the coding sequence ATGATAATTAAATCGTTGACAGGTAGTCTTGGGCTGTTACTTGTCGTGTTCTCGCTAAGTACGCAGGCGCAGAAATTGCCTCAAAAGAAAGATATTCTGGCAAAAATGACGCTTGCCAATGCCTACTTCATGGCGTCATGGCCTGATCCCGGCAAAGAAATCGTAACCAATAAAACACGACCCAGCAACATCTGGACGCGGGCCGTATATTATGAAGGCCTCATGGCGTTGTATGGTATCGACAAACAGAAACCCTACTACGACTACGCGGTTGACTGGGGCAATAAACATCATTGGGGCTTACGGAGCGGTATCAAAACGCGCAACGCCGATGACCAGTGTTGTGGTCAAACCTACATCGATCTATACCAAATTGATCGAAAGCCCGAGCGCCTGAACGACATCAAAGCGTCAGTTGATGCGATGGTGAACAGCGATAAGGTTGACGATTGGAACTGGGTCGACGCGCTGCAAATGGCCATGCCCGTATTTGCGCAATTGAGTGTTCTGGAAAAAGATTCCAAGTATCTGGAGAAGATGTACCAGATTTATATGTACTCGAAAACCAAACACGGGGGTAATGGGCTGTATAATCCGAAAGATGGTTTGTGGTGGCGGGATAAAGATTTTGTGCCGCCATACAAAGAACCAAACGGCAAAGACTGCTACTGGTCGCGTGGGAACGGCTGGGTTGTAGCCGCCCTGGTGCGCGTTTTGGATATTATTCCCAAAGATGCTCCACACCGTGACGAGTACAAGAAAACTTACCTTGAGATGATGAAGGCACTACCACCGCTGCAACGCCCGGATGGCTACTGGAATGTGAGTCTGCATGACCCTGCAAATTTTGGCGGCAAAGAGCTGACAGGTACGGCTCTGTTTGCTTACGGTATGGCGTGGGGCGTTAATCATGGTTTGCTGGATGGGAAAACGTACACCCCCATTATCACCAAAGCCTGGAACGCGATGGCAACCGAATCCGTGCATCCGAATGGCTTTTTAGGCTATGTGCAGGGAACCGGCAAAGAACCCAAAGAAGGCCAGCCAGTAACCTACGACAGTAAGCCCGATTTTGACGATTATGGGTTAGGCTGTTTTCTGCTGGCTGGTACGGAATTGTATAAAATGAAACGTTAG
- a CDS encoding FGGY-family carbohydrate kinase, with protein sequence MPTPAIAIFDIGKTNKKLFLFDEHYRIVWEKSEQFAEITDEDGDSCEDLNRLTNWVKSSLAEVMALPEFSIRAVNFSTYGASMVFIDKAGHSLSPLYNYLKAYPEGLLKQFFDTYGPESAITRQTASPSLSSLNSGLQVYRFKHEQPEVFAKLAFALHLPQYVSQLISDWPVSELTSIGCHTMLWDFDRQTYHEWVKREELDTRLAPIVPSDSARQTSFAGSTVQVGVGLHDSSAALIPYLASFQDPFVLISTGTWCLSMNPFNNSPLTAEELQYDCLNFMHYKGRSVKSSRLFAGYEHEQQIKRLAEQFQVPVDEYIRVQYSPDCIDELRLHAGRVTTQNDAKGKQLLSMQGSLFGQRNLSDFSTYEEAYHQLILDIVAQQLISTNLVLTDTSPNRADVKRIFVDGGFGKNPIYMNLLARAFPNIEVYAASVAQASALGAALATHQHWNSHPLPGDCVELKKYTASVIA encoded by the coding sequence ATGCCTACTCCCGCTATTGCCATCTTCGATATTGGCAAGACCAATAAAAAACTATTTCTCTTTGATGAACACTACCGGATCGTCTGGGAAAAATCCGAGCAGTTTGCCGAAATTACGGATGAGGACGGCGATTCGTGCGAGGATTTAAACCGGTTGACCAACTGGGTGAAATCGTCTCTCGCGGAGGTAATGGCATTACCTGAGTTTTCCATCAGGGCCGTTAACTTTTCGACTTATGGCGCCAGTATGGTGTTTATTGATAAAGCAGGGCATTCCCTCAGTCCACTTTATAATTACCTTAAAGCCTATCCCGAAGGGTTATTAAAGCAGTTTTTTGACACATACGGCCCCGAATCAGCCATAACCCGACAAACAGCATCGCCCTCGTTAAGTAGTTTGAATTCGGGGCTTCAGGTATATCGATTCAAACACGAGCAACCCGAAGTTTTTGCCAAACTGGCTTTTGCCCTGCATTTACCCCAGTATGTGAGCCAATTGATTAGTGACTGGCCCGTTTCTGAATTAACGAGTATCGGTTGTCATACCATGCTCTGGGATTTCGACCGGCAGACCTATCATGAGTGGGTTAAACGAGAGGAACTTGACACACGTTTAGCCCCAATCGTTCCGTCTGACTCCGCCCGCCAAACGTCGTTTGCCGGTTCTACAGTGCAGGTGGGGGTTGGTCTTCACGACAGTTCGGCGGCTTTGATTCCGTATCTGGCTTCGTTTCAGGACCCGTTTGTCCTGATCTCGACCGGTACGTGGTGCCTTAGCATGAACCCGTTCAACAATAGCCCGCTTACGGCTGAGGAGTTGCAATACGACTGCCTGAACTTCATGCATTATAAAGGACGGTCGGTCAAATCGTCCCGACTATTCGCGGGTTACGAACATGAGCAGCAGATAAAGCGACTTGCCGAACAGTTTCAAGTCCCTGTAGATGAATATATTCGGGTTCAATACAGTCCTGATTGCATTGACGAATTGCGTCTACACGCCGGTCGGGTAACCACACAGAATGATGCGAAGGGGAAGCAACTCCTGTCGATGCAGGGTTCTCTGTTCGGGCAGCGCAACCTGTCGGATTTTTCGACGTACGAAGAAGCGTATCACCAGCTGATTCTGGACATTGTCGCCCAGCAATTAATCTCCACCAACCTTGTGCTGACGGACACATCGCCTAACCGGGCCGATGTAAAACGGATTTTTGTGGATGGGGGTTTTGGTAAAAACCCAATTTATATGAACCTGCTGGCCAGGGCTTTCCCCAACATTGAAGTTTACGCTGCGTCGGTGGCACAGGCATCGGCATTGGGTGCGGCTTTGGCAACTCACCAGCACTGGAATTCACATCCCTTACCGGGCGATTGTGTAGAACTTAAAAAATATACGGCTTCAGTTATTGCCTGA
- a CDS encoding TIM barrel protein, whose amino-acid sequence MQLKPEHIADYNQKQLEGHQRKLSYWTQEVAKAEPIIQKLIEFQIAIPSWALGTGGTRFGRFPGGGEPRSLEEKIADVGLLHALNRASGAISLHIPWDIPTDPEAIKQLAAQHGLRFDAVNSNTFQDQPEAEQSYKFGSLQHTDPAVRQQAIDHNIEVIRHGVALGSDALTVWLSDGSCFPGQLNFRKAFDRTLSSLEEIYAALPADWKLFVEYKAFEPNFYSMTVGDWGSSFLYANKLGPKAYTLVDLGHHLPNANIEQIVAILLHQGKLGGFHFNDSKYGDDDLTAGSVKPYQLFLIFTELVDGLDAKGMNHAKDLGWMIDASHNVKDPLEDLLQSVEAIQLAYAQALLVDREALEEAREANDAVRAQEILQDAFRTDVRPLVAEARRRAGASLNPLALYRQLDVRQQLIGERGAKTVATGL is encoded by the coding sequence ATGCAACTTAAACCCGAACACATCGCTGATTATAACCAGAAACAGCTAGAAGGCCATCAGCGTAAATTGTCATACTGGACGCAGGAGGTCGCAAAGGCCGAACCCATTATCCAGAAACTTATAGAGTTTCAAATTGCTATTCCAAGCTGGGCGCTGGGAACGGGCGGTACCCGTTTTGGACGGTTTCCGGGCGGGGGAGAACCCCGCAGTCTGGAAGAGAAAATTGCCGATGTGGGGCTTCTTCATGCCCTGAATCGCGCAAGTGGCGCTATCTCACTGCACATACCCTGGGATATTCCAACCGATCCCGAAGCCATTAAACAACTGGCCGCTCAGCATGGCTTGCGGTTTGATGCCGTAAACTCCAATACCTTTCAGGACCAGCCCGAGGCTGAACAGAGTTATAAATTCGGGTCGCTTCAACATACTGATCCGGCTGTTCGCCAGCAAGCTATCGACCACAATATCGAAGTGATCCGGCATGGTGTAGCCTTAGGGTCCGATGCGCTGACGGTCTGGTTATCCGATGGTTCGTGTTTTCCGGGTCAGCTTAACTTCCGCAAAGCCTTCGACCGGACACTGTCGAGCCTGGAAGAGATTTATGCGGCTTTGCCCGCCGACTGGAAATTATTCGTGGAATACAAAGCTTTCGAGCCTAACTTCTATTCGATGACCGTTGGCGATTGGGGCAGCAGCTTCCTGTATGCTAATAAACTCGGACCGAAAGCTTATACACTTGTGGATTTAGGCCATCATCTGCCCAATGCCAACATCGAGCAGATTGTCGCGATTCTGCTGCATCAGGGTAAACTTGGTGGCTTCCACTTCAACGACTCCAAATATGGTGACGATGACCTGACCGCCGGAAGCGTTAAGCCCTACCAGTTATTCCTGATTTTTACGGAGCTGGTCGATGGATTAGACGCCAAAGGGATGAATCACGCCAAAGATCTCGGCTGGATGATTGATGCCAGTCATAATGTAAAAGACCCTCTCGAAGATCTGCTACAGTCGGTAGAAGCCATTCAATTAGCGTACGCACAGGCGCTTTTAGTCGACCGTGAAGCGCTGGAAGAGGCTCGCGAGGCCAATGATGCCGTTCGGGCACAGGAGATTTTACAGGACGCTTTCCGAACAGATGTTCGCCCACTGGTAGCCGAAGCGCGTCGTCGGGCGGGTGCGTCATTGAATCCGCTTGCGCTGTATCGTCAACTCGATGTGCGTCAGCAACTCATTGGCGAGCGGGGCGCAAAAACGGTAGCAACAGGACTGTAA
- a CDS encoding bifunctional aldolase/short-chain dehydrogenase, with protein MNTTQTFNYVSYLWDDQKAAELAGDEVALFIYRSNLLGADLRLTNYAGGNTSVKLLETNPLTGEPVEVMWVKGSGGDIGTLTKKGCANLYVDRLHALKSRYRGLEFEDEMVGLFDHCLFDPKCAAPSIDTPLHGLLPFKHIDHLHPDALIAIAASRDGEAIMHQIWGDKMAWLPWQRPGFDLGLKLEETVKNNPNLRGVILGGHGLFTWGDTSYESYINTLEVIEQASEYLNANYGKKRPVFGGVARESTDADSRKTQAAALMPTLRGLASGHRRMIGHFTDDERVLEFVNSNDLPRLARLGTSCPDHFLRTKIRPLVLDPVQLSSAESEAYLDKAFADYRADYTAYYERCKHDNSPAIRDPNPVVILYPGVGMFTFAKDKQTARVAAEFYTNAINVMKGAEAVSDYVGLPEQEAFDIEYWLLEEAKLSRMPKPKPLSGKIALITGSAGGIGKAIAKTFLAEGAVVVINDNDADRLAGAKEEFQKQYGKDAYTAVLLDVTSGETIANAFSASSLAFGGVDIVVNCAGLSISKPIEEHTEKDWDLLYDVLVKGQFLVTQKAVEVMRKQKLGGDVLNIVSKNALVSGPNNAGYGSAKAAQLHLSRLNAAELGKDHIRVNVVNPDAVISDSKIWAGAWAEGRAKAYGITVAELPSYYAKRTLLNEIILPDDIANACLAFVNGLLAKSTGNVLNVDGGVAMAFVR; from the coding sequence ATGAATACGACGCAAACGTTCAACTATGTTAGCTACCTCTGGGATGATCAAAAGGCAGCAGAATTAGCAGGTGACGAAGTTGCTTTATTTATTTATCGCTCCAACTTGCTTGGGGCCGATTTGCGCCTGACAAACTATGCCGGGGGAAATACATCAGTTAAATTACTGGAAACCAACCCGCTAACGGGTGAGCCCGTTGAGGTGATGTGGGTGAAAGGATCGGGTGGGGACATTGGCACACTCACCAAAAAAGGCTGTGCTAACCTCTATGTTGATCGTTTGCATGCATTAAAAAGTCGCTATCGGGGGCTGGAATTCGAAGATGAGATGGTTGGCCTGTTTGACCATTGTCTATTCGATCCTAAGTGCGCTGCACCGTCTATCGATACGCCCTTGCACGGGCTATTGCCGTTTAAACATATTGATCACCTTCACCCCGACGCACTGATTGCGATTGCCGCCAGTCGCGATGGTGAAGCTATTATGCACCAGATCTGGGGCGACAAAATGGCCTGGCTTCCGTGGCAGCGTCCCGGTTTCGACCTGGGGTTGAAACTTGAGGAAACCGTAAAAAACAACCCGAATCTGCGGGGCGTAATTCTGGGCGGACATGGTCTGTTCACCTGGGGCGACACATCCTACGAATCATATATCAACACTCTGGAAGTTATTGAGCAGGCATCGGAATATCTGAATGCAAACTACGGCAAAAAACGACCAGTTTTTGGTGGCGTGGCCCGCGAAAGTACGGATGCCGATTCACGTAAAACACAGGCGGCAGCGCTGATGCCTACCTTGCGGGGTCTGGCATCGGGCCACCGCCGGATGATTGGTCACTTTACCGACGACGAACGTGTGCTGGAATTCGTTAACTCGAATGATTTGCCTCGTCTGGCTCGCCTGGGCACAAGCTGCCCCGATCACTTCCTGCGGACCAAAATTCGCCCGCTGGTGCTTGACCCGGTTCAACTATCATCAGCTGAAAGTGAAGCGTATCTGGACAAGGCATTTGCCGATTATCGTGCCGATTATACGGCTTATTACGAACGGTGTAAGCATGATAACAGCCCTGCTATCCGCGACCCGAATCCGGTTGTGATTCTGTATCCGGGCGTGGGCATGTTCACCTTTGCCAAAGACAAACAAACGGCGCGGGTGGCGGCTGAGTTTTACACCAACGCCATCAACGTAATGAAGGGCGCCGAAGCTGTTTCAGACTATGTTGGCCTGCCGGAGCAGGAAGCTTTCGATATTGAATACTGGCTGCTGGAAGAGGCAAAACTCTCCCGGATGCCCAAACCAAAGCCACTTTCGGGCAAAATTGCCCTGATTACGGGTAGCGCGGGTGGTATCGGGAAAGCCATTGCCAAAACGTTCCTAGCCGAAGGGGCCGTTGTGGTTATCAACGACAATGACGCCGACCGGCTGGCGGGTGCCAAAGAAGAATTTCAAAAGCAATACGGGAAAGATGCTTACACGGCTGTATTGCTGGATGTGACGAGTGGAGAGACTATTGCCAATGCGTTTAGTGCTTCGTCGCTGGCTTTTGGTGGTGTCGATATCGTTGTTAACTGCGCCGGACTGAGCATTTCCAAACCCATCGAAGAGCATACCGAGAAAGACTGGGATCTGCTGTACGACGTTCTGGTAAAAGGCCAGTTTCTGGTAACGCAGAAAGCGGTTGAGGTCATGCGGAAACAGAAATTGGGGGGCGATGTGTTGAATATCGTCAGCAAAAATGCCCTGGTTTCGGGACCAAATAACGCAGGCTATGGATCGGCGAAAGCGGCTCAATTGCACCTAAGCCGCCTGAATGCTGCCGAACTGGGTAAAGATCATATTCGGGTAAATGTGGTAAACCCTGACGCGGTTATTTCCGACTCGAAAATCTGGGCCGGTGCCTGGGCCGAAGGCCGCGCCAAAGCCTACGGAATTACTGTTGCCGAACTGCCTTCTTACTACGCCAAGCGTACCTTACTGAACGAGATTATTTTACCCGACGACATTGCCAATGCCTGTCTGGCGTTCGTGAACGGATTGCTGGCCAAATCGACAGGAAACGTCCTGAACGTAGACGGCGGTGTGGCAATGGCCTTTGTTCGGTAA
- the rhaT gene encoding L-rhamnose/proton symporter RhaT: MQVLIGIIYHTIGGGFSGSFYMPFNKVKGWAWESFWIVGGLFSWLIVPPIAAYLTIPDFGAIIASADMNVKTLTFVFGLLWGIGGLTYGLGVRYLGMSLGNSVVLGFSSAFGALVPSIYYNFNPVKGKVSFTDMLGSSGGQLVLLGVFVCLIGIAISGKAGMMKEAELSEAEKKASVKEFSIVKGLIIAVISGILSAFFNYGIEAGKPLAEQAVVQGCNPLFQNNVTYVVLLWGGLTTNFLWCMYLNAKNKTFGDYTNTRTPILANVLFSATAGTMWFLQFFFYGMGESKLGNGASSWITHMATIILTANMWGLYLKEWSGVSAATYRTFITGIVVILISIVLVGIGNSL, translated from the coding sequence ATGCAAGTTCTGATTGGTATTATTTACCACACAATTGGTGGCGGTTTTTCAGGCAGTTTTTATATGCCTTTTAATAAAGTGAAAGGCTGGGCCTGGGAAAGCTTCTGGATTGTAGGAGGTCTTTTTTCCTGGCTCATCGTACCTCCCATAGCCGCCTACTTAACCATCCCCGATTTTGGCGCTATCATTGCCTCGGCCGATATGAATGTTAAGACGCTTACGTTTGTATTTGGTTTGCTTTGGGGTATTGGTGGGCTAACGTATGGTCTTGGCGTTCGCTATCTGGGCATGTCGCTGGGAAATTCAGTTGTATTAGGGTTCAGTTCGGCTTTCGGCGCACTGGTACCTTCCATCTACTATAATTTTAACCCGGTTAAAGGAAAAGTCTCCTTTACCGATATGCTGGGCTCTAGTGGCGGGCAGCTGGTGTTGCTGGGTGTATTTGTTTGCCTTATTGGCATCGCCATATCGGGTAAAGCCGGTATGATGAAGGAAGCTGAACTTTCGGAGGCTGAAAAGAAAGCCTCTGTCAAAGAGTTCAGCATTGTGAAGGGCCTGATCATTGCCGTGATTTCCGGGATTTTAAGTGCTTTCTTCAACTATGGAATCGAAGCGGGCAAACCCCTGGCCGAACAGGCTGTTGTGCAAGGCTGCAACCCACTGTTTCAGAATAACGTAACTTATGTGGTACTACTGTGGGGTGGCTTGACCACCAACTTTTTATGGTGCATGTACTTAAACGCCAAAAACAAAACTTTCGGCGATTACACCAATACCCGGACACCCATTCTGGCCAATGTTCTTTTTTCGGCAACCGCTGGTACCATGTGGTTTCTGCAATTTTTCTTTTACGGAATGGGTGAAAGTAAACTGGGCAATGGTGCCAGTTCCTGGATTACGCACATGGCCACCATCATTCTGACCGCGAATATGTGGGGCCTATATTTGAAGGAGTGGTCGGGCGTATCGGCCGCAACTTACCGCACCTTCATCACCGGTATTGTTGTGATTCTTATTTCAATTGTCCTGGTGGGAATCGGCAATTCTCTTTAA
- a CDS encoding phytanoyl-CoA dioxygenase family protein produces the protein MLNNDQIQQFIQNGFVRIDRAFSRQLADEGRAILWRDTNCNPDDPATWTKPVIRLGDYAQEPFRQAVNTPVLKEAYDQLVGKGRWRPIGSLGTFPVRFPSDEDPGDDGWHAEASFAGDDGSWRLNVSSKGRALLMLFLFSDVGPDDAPTRILVGSHLDVPTLLEPAGDVGLSFIELAQQLDGTLNRPLELAMGEAGTVYLCHPFLIHAAQAHHGLRPRFMAQPPLLPAEPIQLYRADDNYSPVEQAIRLGLAQA, from the coding sequence ATGCTCAACAACGACCAAATACAGCAATTTATTCAGAATGGCTTTGTTCGAATCGATCGGGCATTTTCCCGGCAACTAGCCGACGAAGGCCGGGCTATTTTGTGGCGCGATACCAACTGTAACCCTGACGATCCCGCAACCTGGACGAAGCCTGTTATCCGACTGGGTGATTACGCGCAGGAACCGTTTCGGCAGGCAGTCAACACCCCCGTTTTGAAGGAAGCGTATGACCAACTGGTTGGCAAAGGGCGCTGGCGTCCGATAGGGAGTTTAGGCACATTTCCTGTGCGGTTTCCGAGTGATGAGGACCCCGGCGATGACGGATGGCATGCCGAAGCCAGCTTTGCGGGTGACGACGGCTCCTGGCGGCTCAACGTATCCTCGAAAGGTCGGGCCTTACTGATGCTGTTTTTATTCTCGGATGTTGGCCCGGACGATGCCCCAACACGAATTCTGGTGGGCTCTCATCTGGATGTGCCTACGCTTCTGGAACCGGCTGGTGATGTAGGATTGTCGTTTATTGAATTGGCTCAGCAATTGGACGGGACACTAAACCGACCTCTGGAATTAGCGATGGGTGAAGCGGGGACCGTTTACCTTTGCCACCCGTTCCTGATCCACGCGGCTCAGGCACACCACGGCCTGCGACCGCGTTTTATGGCGCAGCCACCACTCTTGCCAGCCGAACCAATACAATTGTATCGAGCTGATGACAACTATTCGCCTGTTGAGCAAGCCATACGATTGGGGTTAGCCCAGGCATAA
- the metF gene encoding methylenetetrahydrofolate reductase [NAD(P)H]: MTKITDHIKAANGKPIFSIEVIPPIKGDNLKSLLDNIEPLMEFKPPFIDVTYHREEYIERPLPDGTIQKIVTRKRPGTVGICAAIMHRFGVDAVPHVLCGGFSREETEDFLIDLHYLGIDNALILRGDPAKPFSTFKAKENGYSYASELVEQVANMNQGIYLHEEDTALAPSNFCIGVAAYPEKHFEASDHESDFRYLKQKIDKGADYIVTQMFFDNKKYLDFVDRCRNEGITVPIIPGLKPLSTRKQLQILPKLFHLEMPADLVQAVEACENDQQARQVGVEWCIQQGKELVAAGAPVLHFYTMGKADNVMKIAGALF; the protein is encoded by the coding sequence ATGACTAAAATTACCGATCACATCAAGGCCGCTAACGGCAAACCCATTTTTTCGATTGAAGTCATTCCGCCCATCAAAGGGGATAATCTGAAAAGCCTGCTCGATAATATTGAGCCGCTGATGGAGTTTAAGCCCCCGTTTATTGACGTTACCTATCACCGGGAAGAGTACATTGAACGACCACTGCCCGATGGCACCATTCAAAAAATAGTGACGAGGAAACGGCCCGGCACAGTTGGAATCTGTGCTGCCATCATGCATCGGTTTGGTGTCGATGCGGTGCCGCACGTGCTTTGTGGCGGCTTCTCCCGTGAAGAAACCGAAGATTTCCTGATTGATTTACACTATCTGGGAATCGACAATGCGCTGATACTTCGGGGCGATCCGGCCAAACCATTCTCAACCTTCAAGGCAAAGGAAAACGGCTACTCCTATGCCAGTGAACTGGTCGAACAGGTCGCCAATATGAATCAGGGAATCTATCTGCATGAAGAAGATACGGCGTTAGCACCCAGTAATTTCTGTATTGGCGTGGCGGCTTATCCAGAGAAACACTTTGAAGCCTCCGACCACGAATCGGACTTCAGGTACCTGAAACAGAAAATCGATAAAGGGGCTGATTACATCGTAACACAGATGTTTTTCGACAATAAGAAGTACCTCGATTTTGTGGACCGCTGCCGGAATGAAGGCATCACCGTACCCATTATTCCCGGTCTAAAACCACTCAGTACCCGCAAGCAACTCCAGATCTTACCTAAACTGTTTCACCTCGAAATGCCTGCCGATCTGGTTCAGGCAGTCGAAGCCTGTGAGAACGACCAGCAGGCTCGTCAGGTTGGGGTAGAGTGGTGCATTCAACAAGGAAAGGAACTTGTTGCTGCCGGTGCTCCGGTACTGCACTTCTACACAATGGGGAAGGCTGATAATGTAATGAAAATAGCAGGAGCCCTATTCTAG